One genomic window of Vidua macroura isolate BioBank_ID:100142 chromosome 16, ASM2450914v1, whole genome shotgun sequence includes the following:
- the BFAR gene encoding bifunctional apoptosis regulator, with protein sequence MEEGETLRGETKRAEVEACSTPGLGRQISVSEFLCHCCYDVLINPTTLNCGHSFCRHCLALWWVSSKKNECPECREKWEGFPKVNILLRDVIEKLFSDAIEQRKEDIQQNSDVARSLATFQKHGNDQMPTVPNTGRINPRGGFFSGVLTALTCVAVVLLGYHWSSREFEDDLLVHKPVAKWTAEEVILWLEQLGPWTSHYKENFLLEKVNGRLLLTLTEEDFTKEPYSIENSNHRRAIMAELECVKTLGVKPPQNLWEYKAVNPGKSLFLLYALKSSPRLSMLYLYLFDYAEAFLPFIHTICPMQEDKYEDTVTKLLDLKDPSWRQWREFTVKYLFLPYQLIAEFAWDWLDVHYWTSRFIIVNAMLLSVLELFSFWRLWSRRELKTVPHRMWRHFWKVSTQGLFVAIFWPFIPQFVCNCLFYWALYFNPIINIDLVVTEIRRLETQVQ encoded by the exons atggaagaagGTGAGACTTTACGAGGGGAAACAAAGAGGGCAGAGGTTGAAGCGTGTTCTACTCCTGGCCTGGGTCGGCAGATATCAGTCAGTGAATtcctctgccactgctgctACGACGTTCTGATCAATCCCACCACCCTGAACTGTGGGCACAGCTTCTGTAGGCACTGCTTGGCCTTGTGGTGGGTATCGTCCAAGAAGAATGAATGCCctgaatgcagagaaaaatgggaaggaTTCCCCAAAGTCAACATCCTCCTCAG gGATGTTAttgaaaagctgttttctgaTGCCAttgaacaaagaaaagaagataTTCAACAGAACAGTGATGTAGCACGCAGCTTAGCAACTTTCCAAAAGCATGGGAATGACCAGATGCCTACAGTTCCAAACACAGGAAGAATTAATCCTCGAGGAGGGTTTTTCTCAGGTGTTCTGACCGCTTTAACTTGTGTAGCA GTAGTTCTACTTGGCTATCACTGGAGTAGCAGAGAATTTGAAGATGATCTTCTTGTCCACAAGCCTGTCGCCAAGTGGACTGCTGAGGAAGTGATActctggctggagcagctgggccCATGGACTTCACattacaaagaaaattttttACTGGAGAAAGTAAATGGAAG ACTGCTCCTAACACTGACTGAAGAGGATTTCACCAAAGAGCCTTACAGTATAGAGAACAGTAACCATAGGAGAGCTATTATGGCAGAACTGGAATGTGTGAAAACTTTAGGTGTTAAACCACCACAGAACCTTTGGGAATACAAG GCCGTAAACCCAGGAAAATCACTCTTTCTTTTGTATGCATTGAAGAGTTCTCCAAGACTCAGTATGTTATACCTATATTTGTTTGATTATGCAGAAGCTTTCCTACCTTTCATCCACACAATTTGTCCTATGCAAGAAGACAAGTATGAAGATACTGTCACAAAACTGCTT gaccttaaagatccttCTTGGAGGCAATGGAGAGAATTCACtgtaaagtatttatttttgccaTACCAGCTGATAGCTGAATTTGCTTGGGATTGGCTAGATGTGCATTACTGGACATCAAGATTTATAATTGTAAATGCCATGTTGCTCTCTGTTCTGGAATTATTCTCCTTTTGGAGGCTGTGGTCAAGAAGAGAATTGAA GACTGTTCCTCACAGAATGTGGAGACATTTCTGGAAAGTCTCAACCCAGGGACTTTTTGTTGCCATTTTTTGGCCTTTTATTCCTCAGTTTGTCTGCAATTGTTTGTTTTACTGGGCCTTGTATTTTAACCCAATTATAAACATTGATCTTGTAGTTACAGAGATAAGGCGTCTGGAGACACAAGTGCAGTGA